TTCACAGTGGACAGTCAAGAAAACGGTTTACATTTGtggttttataaaataaaaaaatgaatggtaTTTTGTCGCCATCGGGTGGTCATTTGTAGACATAAACGGAaaggcacattcacgcacacGGCGTTGGTGTTTGGTTGGAAAAATATCCGAGACGTTTGGATAATTTGACTTTAACGGGGAGGTCTGTTCTGTTTAttctatttcacatgactgttgtCAAAGTTTACTGTTCTGAACTACCTTACATTTGTCTGGTGATAACCTACATAGGTTTAACAGTGCTTGATTTAGGCCAGAGCAGCCCTGTGCGTCCTATCTGCATTTTTTTGGGGAACCGAATACGGTCTCCTTTATAAAACAAAGTGGCCTATCACCGGCCCGGATTCACACATGGCGGCAAAAAAACGTTGATTAAGGCGGGATCTGGCATTGAATAGAAATGGAGGCGGTGCATTCATATCCTGATTCCGCGGTGTTCACGTTTATTTGACAGTATGAATTCCGGTGTATATGTGCCAGTAGACTGTTCGAGTTTGAGAATGCGCTAGCCTAAATGCGCTTTTCCAAGTTGTCAAATGAGGGCTCTTATGGTCATGAAAATCAGgaccggctctagccttttgggggacctaagcgagccccccccccccaaccaagcGGGGAATTGACGGCCCAGGAAAAGAAtgcagttttatttatttttaaatcccaAATCAAGCACGGGTTAATTGACATTCCTTATGCCCAATATGATGTGCTAGGAGATAACTTCCATTCGCGCTGTTCACCAACGTTTATGAAACGTTTCGATATTGAATGCTGCTCTGCACGTCCTCTCTGACCAAAACTTCCGTCTTCAAGCATTCGATTCGTGCCAAACACAGACATGCCTGCAAAATAAGCTGATTGACTCTTTGAGGGCTCTCAACAAAGCCTCTCCTGtgagtatgtatatatattatattataaagttGATTTTCGGAAATCGAACATCTAAATGATTATGTAGCCAGCAAGTTGTATACCATCtagtcaacaaaaaaaacatcaagtggGTGATTTGAAATCGCCATAACTTCTTTATCTGACGGCGGATGCTAGCTACGTTAACGTTAGCGGGTAACGTTGAAGTCAAGTTAGGTCAAATttgtagcaacaaaaaaaaaacgaaaagaaaacaacaaaacgggaaaacaacaaaaatgtaaggTCAGTCATTTGTATTTGAATAATCATGAATAACAAACATTTGAAACCATAACTGATGTTTAGCTATTAACTGATGTTTAGCTATTAACTGATGTTTAGCTACTAACTGATGTTTAGCTACTAACTGATGTTTAGCTACTAACTGATGTTTAGCTACTAACTGATGTTGAGCTATTAACGGATGTTGAGCTATTAACTGATGTTTAGCTATTATCTGATGTTTAGCTATTATCTGATGTTTAGTTAGCTATTTCGGGAACATCTGGATAAGTGTTGGGCTCAATCATATTTGAATTCAGTCACTTCAAGTTTGCTAACTGAATTCCCAATTCCACTTTCAGATGTCCTTTTTGAAAATcattgaggaaaacatttaattgcatttggaatttcagtttacatcctgaattcaaatTAACCTCAACCCTGCCAGATAACATGTGGTGCTACTAAGCTAACCATCTCATCAACACTTTGTCCCCTCACCTTAGTTTGAAAGAGGGGCGAAAGCCTAAACCTGAAAGGATAGAGGAGGGCGGACTACCAACCAATCAACCGACCACACAAAATACCAAAACACCAGTATCCAAGATGAAGCGAGCCAACCGAGGAGGGGATGAATCTGGTACCGGTACCCACCGTCAGAACGGTGTGTCTGGGGGGAAAGGCGGCGCCAGGGGAGCGGTTGCGGAGCGGGGGGATGCAGCAAccggtggtgatgatgatgaggccGGGTGCAGCCCAGCAGACATGCAGGATGAGGACAATGATCCAGCACGGAGGAGAGAGATCAGGAGCAAGTACAGGGACCTCATCAACTCTGTTCAACGTGAGTAGGGGATacgagggtctgctaaatgactcaaatgtaatgtaGTGGGGACTGTCTGGAAATGGTATCCATGGGCCATTAGTTCCCAATTCTCCACACTTTTCAAAAAGTGTATTCTCCCTTTCATTGATTTAAAAGTATTGGATTGGTataagcattggctggagggaaTTACCACCATTTTTTAAATCCGTGATGGGGCGTGTGCAAGGGTCCACTTctggagaagggtggagaatctGGAGGCAGATGCCGGCCTGTGACAGGTTTGTGTTAAAACTCCCAGGTGCCTGGACACCTGGCAAGTTAAAGGTCAGTAGGTAACTTTgtgggcaacctgaccaaattcacatagaaatgtgagttctaGATCTGTTATTCTCATTGAACGCAAGTCTAATACAGCAGCTTCAAACAGATGAAAACACTAGCTGTATTTTGCTtctatttcacagcggtttagattgtacaatgattctctacatgaCTTGTTTTGCCATATTATATCATTTTTATTAGGCGAATGTGAAAGAATtttatcaaccaggaaatgggGGAGTGATTTCTACCTATTGTACCTTTTTAACCAATctatttcttctctcttcttcccagagaacagagaggacatGTTGAGTCCCAccaacaacaaactgacagacgTGTTGGAGGAGGCCAACAAACTGTTTGCAGAAGGTATGATACGATCTGTCAtcattcttccttccttcctcgaAGTAGCCACTGATCTAACATAGTCAGATTGGTGAGAGCTAACCCCTGCTTTAACCTGCTTTAACCTATCTAGTAATGTCTGAATCAGTGGTTATTCAGAGGAAGGATGTTCTACTATCTTAATCGAATGTCCTCCctgtcttcttcttcctccctgtcttcttcttcctccctgtcttcttcttcctccctgtcttcttcttcctccctttcttcttcttcctccctgtcttcttcttcctccctgtCTTCTTCCTCCCTGTTCTgttttgtctcctctctcccagtccGTCAGGCCCGTGAAGCCGCTTTAGACGCCCAGCTCCTGGTGCTGGCTACAGACCTGGGGAAGGAGAAGGCCAGCCAGCTACACGCAGAGGGTTCAGCCTTCGACCCCGCAGCCTTCGCTGAACACCTggtgaggtggaggaggggggaggggaggatgggggggggtAGAGGTGGGAGAGTATGGtagaggagggggatggggaggatggggggaggtagaggaggaggagggtgggggaggtagaggaggagggtggggggaggtagaggaggaggatgggggaggtTAGGAGAGAGGAAAATGGGACGGAAATAGACGAGGTAAAGAGATAATTCGACAGTCACCAGCTAGAGAGCGATGAAAGGGGATAAAGGCAGGTGACGAAGGTGAAGGCTACTGGTTGTCAGATTGCTCACCCTTTATCCTTTGTGTTTCTGTTGGTCCACCAAGCTGTCATTCATGGGTCTGAATCGcctggaggaggaagatgaagatgtGGAGGGTGGAGCGAGCGGCGGCTACCTCCCCCAGGACGCCTGGCAGAGGGTAGCTAACAGAACTCAGTGCTGCTTCAGGACTGCCCCCTCTTTCCACTATATGTAAGTGTGTGTTTAGAGAGCAGAGGGTAGCTAACAGAGCTCAGTGCTGCTTCAAGGCTACCCCCTCTTTCCACTACAAGTGAATCAGTGTGTTTGAGGGGTTCAGTTTCAACCCGGCGAGGCCCAGAAAGTGCTAGTATTGATCACAAAACAAGTAGTTTGATTTGTCGATCAGTGATTCTGATTCTGCATGTAGACGAACGCAAACATCATCATCCTCTTTGGGATGCTTGAGTCAAAAGTGATTCGCTCACTTAAATATAAACGAGAACCTGTTTAAAACTCTCTTActaactctctgtgtgtgtctctctaccaGGATGGGATCGTTCCTGGTTGAGCTACCTCCACCTCGCCagagggtagagagacagaggaaagttcCCGGCAAGGAAGCCAAGAGGATCATGCCCACTCAGGTCTCCGCTTTAACACTGTTGTGCTGACCTCAACCTGACTGTCCTGGAAGAGTCACCAGGCCATCCCAGCACACCTTGGTTTGGTCTGGCTTGGCTGTGTATGGTCCAGTAGTGTGATATGGCCTTTTGGTGTTTTATATAGTTACTATATAGTAGGGCTTTGAAATAAGGAGATCGGTTTGATCAGCCAGGATGTATGTGTTTAATATTTCTGTCCAGCTGTTGACGAGGAGGGAAGCTCCCCTGGTTTTAACTGTATATCTGCTTTGGAAAATAGATTTTTATGTCAAGGAGACTAACCTGGTTaattaaaggtttaaaaaaaatatctatattttatGTCATTGTCTGTTCCAGTTGAAGAGGATGGAGGAGTCTCACCAGGAAGCTAcagagaaggaggtagagaggattCTGGGATACCTGCGGAGCTACTTCTTTGACGACCGTAAGTCATGACTCTTATTATTATAAGAACATATTTATAAAGCGATTTTCAAAGACCCAAAGTCGCTTTACAATTGAAAAAAAAACGACAACAAAAAACAAGACCGACTAGGGGGAGGGACCTTAGATCCTCTGCTCCAATAGGCTTCGAGAGGAATCAAGGGTTTGTTGACTagtaacatttctgaaaatatgttCGTTCAATAGAGAACTACATCAGAAAAACAAAAGTCCAAACTGTATGTCTCTAGCATGTATGGTTTGAAAGTTACAGCCGATTTACTCAGAGAATTTAGAAGTATTAGAGGGAATATAATTTCATAAAAAGTGGTCGCTGGTATAGAACAAGAAGGCCCACACACTGTTAAATCTCCCAATTCACCGCTTTATTGACAACCGCTTCCTTCCAAAACGGATCGTCGTCTTGGTCACTGCTCAGTAGAACTCGCTGCTCCGTGTGCGGAACGGCCGCTAACTTCCAACGTCGACTGACAAGCTAGCTAGTGTGGCTGCAGGTTCGTGTGTGATAACATGAGCTTTTTCTAAATGAAATCCAAGAAGTACAAAACTaaatgtagcctatactgtagcCAAACCAGAAGAAAATCTGTTCcctcctcccgctgctgctgGTTTTTACGCAGATTCTGCCGTTAAGGTACTAAAGTCCCTAATAGGCAACAACAGAGGTCGGCAACCTTGGCGTGCCAAGTTATCGTGCCATTTTCGACTGATCTCCCTGCCAGTTAGGAtttttatatgcacattttcgtggaacagtttaatttataataaagtcttcatatctcaaaatgtaTATTATGGGGTTATTCAAAACTCTTATCTAAATGATAAagacctaaaaagtaacttctattacCATTTGGTAACTATGTAGAAATAACCTACAGGtttcctaatccaggcacttgtaaTGTCCCTTCTGGACTAGTGcatctctctgttggctgggctccccgcttgtgccatcaaacccctgcaactgaTCTAGAACgcagcagcccgcctggtgttcaaccttcccaagtccttaaataatcctcctcaccTCAACCCATATGTTCTGGTcgcagtgtgtgttggtgtgtctgtgttgtgtcaggtgtgtgtgtctgtccagtgtgtgtgtgtgtgtttgttctgtccagtgtgtgtgtgtgtgttatatgttctgtcccagtgtggtgtgtgtggtgtgtgttgtgtgtgttctgtcgcagtgtgttgtgtgtgtgtatttgttctgtccagtgtgttgtgtgtgttctgtcccagtgtgtgtgtgtgtatatgttctgtcgcagtgtggtgtgtgtgtgttgttctgtcagtgtgtgtgtgtgtgtgtggtgtcgtcctagtgtgtgtgtgtgtgtgtatatatgttctgtccagtgtgtgtgtgtgttgtgtatatatgTTCTGTcgccagtgtgtgttgtgtgtatatgttctgtcccatgtgtgtgtgtgtgtgtgttatatgttctgtcccagtgtgtgtgtgtgtgtgtgtatatatgtttgtcccagtgtgtgtgtgtgtggtatattgtTCTGTCAgtgtcatagtgtgtgtgtgtgtgtgtgtgatatgtgttctgtccagtgtgtgtgttgtctgtgtgtgtgtgtgttcctttccaGCTCTTGGCTGATAGAGATGAACCATGCTGCTGTTAGTCGCTCCTTGACCAGCCTCACATCTTATGGGCCTCTGCGCACAGCGGCTGTCAGAGGAATAAGACGAACGTTATGATTGGTCTTACGAAGAAACTATGTTGAAAATGATTNNNNNNNNNNNNNNNNNNNNNNNNNNNNNNNNNNNNNNNNNNNNNNNNNNNNNNNNNNNNNNNNNNNNNNNNNNNNNNNNNNNNNNNNNNNNNNNNNNNNNNNNNNNNNNNNNNNNNNNNNNNNNNNNNNNNNNNNNNNNNNNNNNNNNNNNNNNNNNNNNNNNNNNNNNNNNNNNNNNNNNNNNNNNNNNNNNNNNNNNNNNNNNNNNNNNNNNNNNNNNNNNNNNNNNNNNNNNNNNNNNNNNNNNNNNNNNNNNNNNNNNNNNNNNNNNNNNNNNNNNNNNNNNNNNNNNNNNNNNNNNNNNNNNNNNNNNNNNNNNNNNNNNNNNNNNNNNNNNNNNNNNNNNNNNNNNNNNNNNNNNNNNNNNNNNNNNNNNNNNNNNNNNNNNNNNNNNNNNNNNNNNNNNNNNNNNNNNNNNNNNNNNNNNNNNNNNNNNNNNNNNNNNNNNNNNNNNNNNNNNNNNNNNNNNNNNNNNNNNNNNNNNNNNNNNNNNNNNNNNNNNNNNNNNNNNNNNNNNNNNNNNNNNNNNNNNNNNNNNNNNNNNNNNNNNNNNNNNNNNNNNNNNNNNNNNNNNNNNNNNNNNNNNNNNNNNNNNNNNNNNNNNNNNNNNNNNNNNNNNNNNNNNNNNNNNNNNNNNNNNNNNNNNNNNNNNNNNNNNNNNNNNNNNNNNNNNNNNNNNNNNNNNNNNNNNNNNNNNNNNNNNNNNNNNNNNNNNNNNNNNNNNNNNNNNNNNNNNNNNNNNNNNNNNNNNNNNNNNNNNNNNNNNNNNNNNNNNNNNNNNNNNNNNNNNNNNNNNNNNNNNNNNNNNNNNNNNNNNNNNNNNNNNNNNNNNNNNNNNNNNNNNNNNNNNNNNNNNNNNNNNNNNNNNNNNNNNNNNNNNNNNNNNNNNNNNNNNNNNNNNNNNNNNNNNNNNNNNNNNNNNNNNNNNNNNNNNNNNNNNNNNNNNNNNNNNNNNNNNNNNNNNNNNNNNNNNNNNNNNNNNNNNNNNNNNNNNNNNNNNNNNNNNNNNNNNNNNNNNNNNNNNNNNNNNNNNNNNNNNNNNNNNNNNNNNNNNNNNNNNNNNNNNNNNNNNNNNNNNNNNNNNNNNNNNNNNNNNNNNNNNNNNNNNNNNNNNNNNNNNNNNNNNNNNNNNNNNNNNNNNNNNNNNNNNNNNNNNNNNNNNNNNNNNNNNNNNNNNNNNNNNNNNNNNNNNNNNNNNNNNNNNNNNNNNNNNNNNNNNNNNNNNNNNNNNNNNNNNNNNNNNNNNNNNNNNNNNNNNNNNNNNNNNNNNNNNNNNNNNNNNNNNNNNNNNNNNNNNNNNNNNNNNNNNNNNNNNNNNNNNNNNNNNNNNNNNNNNNNNNNNNNNNNNNNNNNNNNNNNNNNNNNNNNNNNNNNNNNNNNNNNNNNNNNNNNNNNNNNNNNNNNNNNNNNNNNNNNNNNNNNNNNNNNNNNNNNNNNNNNNNNNNNNNNNNNNNNNNNNNNNNNNNNNNNNNNNNNNNNNNNNNNNNNNNNNNNNNNNNNNNNNNNNNNNNNNNNNNNNNNNNNNNNNNNNNNNNNNNNNNNNNNNNNNNNNNNNNNNNNNNNNNNNNNNNNNNNNNNNNNNNNNNNNNNNNNNNNNNNNNNNNNNNNNNNNNNNNNNNNNNNNNNNNNNNNNNNNNNNNNNNNNNNNNNNNNNNNNNNNNNNNNNNNNNNNNNNNNNNNNNNNNNNNNNNNNNNNNNNNNNNNNNNNNNNNNNNNNNNNNNNNNNNNNNNNNNNNNNNNNNNNNNNNNNNNNNNNNNNNNNNNNNNNNNNNNNNNNNNNNNNNNNNNNNNNNNNNNNNNNNNNNNNNNNNNNNNNNNNNNNNNNNNNNNNNNNNNNNNNNNNNNNNNNNNNNNNNNNNNNNNNNNNNNNNNNNNNNNNNNNNNNNNNNNNNNNNNNNNNNNNNNNNNNNNNNNNNNNNNNNNNNNNNNNNNNNNNNNNNNNNNNNNNNNNNNNNNNNNNNNNNNNNNNNNNNNNNNNNNNNNNNNNNNNNNNNNNNNNNNNNNNNNNNNNNNNNNNNNNNNNNNNNNNNNNNNNNNNNNNNNNNNNNNNNNNNNNNNNNNNNNNNNNNNNNNNNNNNNNNNNNNNNNNNNNNNNNNNNNNNNNNNNNNNNNNNNNNNNNNNNNNNNNNNNNNNNNNNNNNNNNNNNNNNNNNNNNNNNNNNNNNNNNNNNNNNNNNNNNNNNNNNNNNNNNNNNNNNNNNNNNNNNNNNNNNNNNNNNNNNNNNNNNNNNNNNNNNNNNNNNNNNNNNNNNNNNNNNNNNNNNNNNNNNNNNNNNNNNNNNNNNNNNNNNNNNNNNNNNNNNNNNNNNNNNNNNNNNNNNNNNNNNNNNNNNNNNNNNNNNNNNNNNNNNNNNNNNNNNNNNNNNNNNNNNNNNNNNNNNNNNNNNNNNNNNNNNNNNNNNNNNNNNNNNNNNNNNNNNNNNNNNNNNNNNNNNNNNNNNNNNNNNNNNNNNNNNNNNNNNNNNNNNNNNNNNNNNNNNNNNNNNNNNNNNNNNNNNNNNNNNNNNNNNNNNNNNNNNNNNNNNNNNNNNNNNNNNNNNNNNNNNNNNNNNNNNNNNNNNNNNNNNNNNNNNNNNNNNNNNNNNNNNNNNNNNNNNNNNNNNNNNNNNNNNNNNNNNNNNNNNNNNNNNNNNNNNNNNNNNNNNNNNNNNNNNNNNNNNNNNNNNNNNNNNNNNNNNNNNNNNNNNNNNNNNNNNNNNNNNNNNNNNNNNNNNNNNNNNNNNNNNNNNNNNNNNNNNNNNNNNNNNNNNNNNNNNNNNNNNNNNNNNNNNNNNNNNNNNNNNNNNNNNNNNNNNNNNNNNNNNNNNNNNNNNNNNNNNNNNNNNNNNNNNNNNNNNNNNNNNNNNNNNNNNNNNNNNNNNNNNNNNNNNNNNNNNNNNNNNNNNNNNNNNNNNNNNNNNNNNNNNNNNNNNNNNNNNNNNNNNNNNNNNNNNNNNNNNNNNNNNNNNNNNNNNNNNNNNNNNNNNNNNNNNNNNNNNNNNNNNNNNNNNNNNNNNNNNNNNNNNNNNNNNNNNNNNNNNNNNNNNNNNNNNNNNNNNNNNNNNNNNNNNNNNNNNNNNNNNNNNNNNNNNNNNNNNNNNNNNNNNNNNNNNNNNNNNNNNNNNNNNNNNNNNNNNNNNNNNNNNNNNNNNNNNNNNNNNNNNNNNNNNNNNNNNNNNNNNNNNNNNNNNNNNNNNNNNNNNNNNNNNNNNNNNNNNNNNNNNNNNNNNNNNNNNNNNNNNNNNNNNNNNNNNNNNNNNNNNNNNNNNNNNNNNNNNNNNNNNNNNNNNNNNNNNNNNNNNNNNNNNNNNNNNNNNNNNNNNNNNNNNNNNNNNNNNNNNNNNNNNNNNNNNNNNNNNNNNNNNNNNNNNNNNNNNNNNNNNNNNNNNNNNNNNNNNNNNNNNNNNNNNNNNNNNNNNNNNNNNNNNNNNNNNNNNNNNNNNNNNNNNNNNNNNNNNNNNNNNNNNNNNNNNNNNNNNNNNNNNNNNNNNNNNNNNNNNNNNNNNNNNNNNNNNNNNNNNNNNNNNNNNNNNNNNNNNNNNNNNNNNNNNNNNNNNNNNNNNNNNNNNNNNNNNNNNNNNNNNNNNNNNNNNNNNNNNNNNNNNNNNNNNNNNNNNNNNNNNNNNNNNNNNNNNNNNNNNNNNNNNNNNNNNNNNNNNNNNNNNNNNNNNNNNNNNNNNNNNNNNNNNNNNNNNNNNNNNNNNNNNNNNNNNNNNNNNNNNNNNNNNNNNNNNNNNNNNNNNNNNNNNNNNNNNNNNNNNNNNNNNNNNNNNNNNNNNNNNNNNNNNNNNNNNNNNNNNNNNNNNNNNNNNNNNNNNNNNNNNNNNNNNNNNNNNNNNNNNNNNNNNNNNNNNNNNNNNNNNNNNNNNNNNNNNNNNNNNNNNNNNNNNNNNNNNNNNNNNNNNNNNNNNNNNNNNNNNNNNNNNNNNNNNNNNNNNNNNNNNNNNNNNNNNNNNNNNNNNNNNNNNNNNNNNNNNNNNNNNNNNNNNNNNNNNNNNNNNNNNNNNNNNNNNNNNNNNNNNNNNNNNNNNNNNNNNNNNNNNNNNNNNNNNNNNNNNNNNNNNNNNNNNNNNNNNNNNNNNNNNNNNNNNNNNNNNNNNNNNNNNNNNNNNNNNNNNNNNNNNNNNNNNN
This portion of the Salvelinus sp. IW2-2015 linkage group LG4q.1:29, ASM291031v2, whole genome shotgun sequence genome encodes:
- the nsmce4a gene encoding non-structural maintenance of chromosomes element 4 homolog A, with the protein product MKRANRGGDESGTGTHRQNGVSGGKGGARGAVAERGDAATGGDDDEAGCSPADMQDEDNDPARRREIRSKYRDLINSVQQNREDMLSPTNNKLTDVLEEANKLFAEVRQAREAALDAQLLVLATDLGKEKASQLHAEGSAFDPAAFAEHLLSFMGLNRLEEEDEDVEGGASGGYLPQDAWQRVANRTQCCFRTAPSFHYMMGSFLVELPPPRQRVERQRKVPGKEAKRIMPTQLKRMEESHQEATEKEVERILGYLRSYFFDDRKS